One Helianthus annuus cultivar XRQ/B chromosome 12, HanXRQr2.0-SUNRISE, whole genome shotgun sequence genomic region harbors:
- the LOC110893927 gene encoding protein NLP6 has translation MVGDAAMRDPSRSYYGRQTFWIRELKTSDEIREVNLKIYSAFEGLKSFPFKRTFFQFWRPLDDGGGGRLVLEANRNPYAVSPYNRRLQDKYRVSSAKYLFSIDERNNNPAWIISGGPVVTAFLNRFPEVVLDMRDHQGSPLAVCGLECDLKCCVMLPVFHSASSECVGVVECSTKHPALLLPIFIELKRELERVSLSIYHVQGSWPYKTISGDMEVAKLEIEKALEIVCESHGLTLGQVWIPYEPNTCQKFLVKLSGYSVYFDDDPLSSIKDFYDKFDVISLNTGAGLAWKTLQTHQPHLCRNIYKLSDNKGVLALLSANAKSKCASFVICLRSAHTRELDYSFEFFWPCTRNHMLLLETLLLTLRNYLPSFKFASGEQLGDELFVVDVENSSLSTPIKILPGNKLSEAPKALNETRASVGFKRTGPSNLNPLTSVNNPEGTDDDDDDDEDNDLAILASYRNESLLFYLPSSSTFENVMEKLNKEFELDPARSYKVQYEVSPGLWFGLTCLESCQRMGLIKLRVLPTVREVGWRWITNT, from the exons ATGGTTGGAGACGCTGCGATGAGAGATCCGTCGAGAAGTTATTATGGTAGACAGACTTTTTGGATCCGGGAACTTAAAACTTCCG ATGAGATTCGGGAGGTTAACTTGAAGATATATTCTGCGTTTGAGGGTCTAAAGTCGTTTCCTTTCAAGAGGACATTTTTTCAGTTTTGGCGACCGCTGGATGACGGAGGAGGAGGAAGGCTGGTACTTGAAGCTAACCGTAACCCTTATGCTGTTTCGCCTTATAATCGCCGTCTACAGGATAAATATAGGGTTTCTTCTGCCAAGTATCTATTTAGTATTGATGAAAGAAATAACAACCCTGCTTGGATCATAAGCGGTGGTCCAGTCGTCACTGCATTCCTGAACCGTTTTCCAGAGGTGGTTCTGGACATGAGGGATCATCAGGGGTCTCCGTTGGCTGTTTGCGGTTTGGAATGTGATCTAAAGTGTTGTGTCATGCTACCTGTTTTTCATTCTGCTTCTTCTGAATGTGTCGGTGTTGTTGAGTGCTCTACGAAACATCCCGCCCTTCTTCTTCCAATATTTATCGAGTTGAAACGTGAACTAGAG aGAGTGAGTCTGAGCATCTATCATGTACAAGGGAGTTGGCCATACAAG ACTATATCCGGCGATATGGAAGTCGCCAAACTCGAAATTGAAAAAGCATTAGAGATTGTTTGTGAATCACATGGCTTGACTCTTGGTCAAGTTTGGATCCCTTATGAACCCAACACTTGTCAGAAGTTTCTAGTGAAACTTAGCGGGTATTCTGTTTATTTTGACGACGATCCTCTGTCTTCCATTAAAGACTTTTATGATAAGTTTGATGTGATTTCTTTGAATACGGGTGCGGGGCTCGCTTGGAAGACACTTCAAACTCATCAACCTCACCTGTGCAGAAACATATATAAGCTGAGTGATAATAAGGGGGTATTGGCGTTACTCTCGGCCAATGCCAAATCCAAATGTGCTTCTTTCGTGATATGCTTGAGGAGCGCTCACACAAGAGAACTTGACTACTCGTTTGAGTTCTTTTGGCCTTGCACTCGTAACCATATGCTTCTGTTGGAGACTCTGTTATTGACTCTTAGGAACTACTTGCCAAGTTTCAAGTTTGCGTCTGGTGAACAACTTGGTGATGAATTATTTGTGGTAGATGTTGAGAATTCTTCTTTAAGCACACCGATCAAGATTCTCCCAGGAAACAAATTATCAGAAGCACCTAAGGCACTAAATGAAACAAGGGCATCAGTGGGTTTCAAGAGAACGGGTCCAAGTAACCTGAATCCCTTGACCAGCGTCAACAATCCGGAAGGTACtgatgatgacgatgacgatgacgaagACAATGATCTAGCTATATTAGCATCTTACAGAAACGAATCCTTGTTATTCTACCTCCCAAGCTCATCCACATTCGAAAATGTTATGGAGAAACTTAACAAGGAGTTTGAGTTGGATCCAGCTCGGAGCTACAAGGTCCAGTACGAAGTTTCTCCGGGCCTATGGTTTGGTCTGACATGCTTAGAGAGTTGCCAGAGAATGGGGCTCATTAAACTCCGTGTGTTGCCTACCGTTAGAGAGGTAGGCTGGCGGTGGATAACCAATACTTGA
- the LOC110893928 gene encoding protein NLP7 produces the protein MGDDDVTNAWPKIVPDRKAFWPRGHKPCDAVKEKILSAFRNVKSFPLKRIIIQFWEPLEIIAGVRVLSCFGNPFALSPVNYRLRKYRSLCVRYYYAIILNNNDGLQVDHPDMIISGAPPATAYLNLFPEVVLDLGLHRGTPLVDLALECELTCFMMIPVFSEAGCVGVVEVSMRIPADLIVIFNDLKRQLKEVGLCICPPWRFVRPYKALSVGDLTLATTEIRKALQVVVQSHAITLGQVWMPYESRRCQMSRMLLGKLPGYCVVNPAGVHLSSIELFFHGFHCLPLKMGEGLVGRTLATRQPHLCRNIHKLSDNRGVLAVLSANFKCASFVICLTSSLTGEVNYVFEFFWPQTLDHLALMEALLLTLREHLPSFKYASGARLGDELLVVDVDNSSSSGSASTPLKIFPRNKSSAAGRKRTRASVVMKRESLEGQSELTNIINSEGEDDDLIIFAVYKVDYRLLFLPSSSTYDNFMEKIKQEFELNPAGTYKIKYQVLPGEWYSLTDGTCLKSCVSSYRTSKNIDHVKLLVLAADD, from the exons ATGGGGGACGACGATGTTACGAATGCCTGGCCCAAAATTGTTCCTGATAGAAAGGCGTTTTGGCCCCGTGGACATAAACCTTGCG ATGCGGTTAAGGAGAAGATCCTGTCTGCGTTTCGTAATGTAAAATCGTTTCCCTTAAAGAGGATAATCATTCAGTTTTGGGAACCGTTGGAAATCATTGCCGGTGTGAGAGTCCTTTCATGTTTTGGTAACCCTTTTGCCCTCTCTCCTGTTAACTATCGTCTCCGCAAATACAGGTCACTTTGTGTGAGGTATTACTATGCTATTATTCTTAATAATAATGATGGGCTTCAAGTAGACCACCCTGATATGATCATCAGCGGTGCTCCCCCGGCTACTGCATATCTCAACCTGTTTCCAGAGGTGGTTCTGGATCTTGGCCTTCACCGCGGAACTCCACTCGTAGATCTTGCTTTGGAATGTGAATTGACTTGTTTCATGATGATTCCTGTGTTTTCTGAAGCTGGGTGTGTTGGCGTGGTTGAAGTATCTATGAGAATTCCGGCTGATCTTATTGTAATATTCAATGATTTAAAACGTCAACTAAAG GAAGTGGGCTTGTGTATCTGTCCCCCATGGCGATTTGTGCGTCCATACAAA GCTTTAAGCGTCGGTGATCTAACACTTGCCACTACTGAAATTAGGAAGGCATTACAAGTGGTTGTACAATCACATGCCATAACGCTAGGTCAAGTTTGGATGCCTTATGAGAGTCGGCGTTGCCAGATGAGCCGAATGTTACTGGGCAAATTACCAGGTTATTGCGTTGTTAATCCAGCCGGCGTTCATCTGTCGTCTATTGAGCTTTTTTTTCATGGCTTTCATTGCCTTCCTTTGAAAATGGGGGAGGGGCTTGTTGGGAGGACACTTGCAACTCGTCAACCACACCTGTGCAGAAACATTCACAAGTTGAGTGATAATAGGGGGGTGTTGGCGGTACTCTCTGCCAATTTCAAGTGTGCTTCTTTTGTGATATGCTTGACGAGCTCTCTCACAGGAGAAGTTAACTACGTGTTTGAGTTCTTTTGGCCCCAAACTCTTGACCACTTGGCCTTGATGGAGGCTCTGTTATTGACGCTAAGGGAGCATTTGCCAAGTTTCAAGTATGCTTCTGGGGCACGACTTGGTGATGAATTACTTGTTGTAGATGTTGACAATTCTTCTTCTTCAGGAAGTGCGAGCACACCTCTCAAGATCTTCCCACGAAACAAATCATCAGCAGCGGGTAGGAAGAGAACAAGGGCATCAGTAGTTATGAAGAGAGAGTCCCTTGAGGGCCAAAGTGAGTTGACCAACATCATCAATTCAGAAGGTGAGGATGATGATCTAATCATATTTGCAGTTTATAAAGTTGACTACAGGTTACTCTTCCTCCCAAGCTCATCCACATATGACAATTTTATGGAGAAAATTAAGCAGGAGTTTGAGTTGAATCCAGCTGGGACCTACAAGATCAAGTACCAAGTTCTTCCCGGAGAATGGTATAGTCTAACAGATGGCACATGCTTAAAGAGTTGCGTCTCATCATATCGGACATCAAAGAACATTGATCATGTTAAGTTACTTGTGCTGGCAGCGGATGACTAA
- the LOC110893926 gene encoding protein NLP6, with translation MLDARTLTNSNSGNRSILTLRNIWRSYCGRQAFWVHGHESFGSVDDYDSNNGTDDDREVNLKIYSAFEGVNSFPFKRIIFQFWRPLDDGGGGRLLLESYRNAFAVSPYNRRLRDNYRVCSTKYQYSIDQGDNKINHPAWIINGGPVVTTFLNRFPEVVLDMRDHQGSPLAVCGLECDLKCCVMLPVFHSASSECVGVVECSMKHPALLLPIFIELKRELERVGLLTIFPVQGSWPHKTISGDMEVAKLEIEKALEIVCESHDLTLGQVWIPYEPNACQKFLVKLSGYSVYFDDDPLSSIKDFYDKFDVISLNTGAGGLAWKTLQTHQPHLCRNIYKVSDNKGVLALLSANAKSKCASFVICLRSAHTRELDYSFEFFWPCTRNHLLLLETLLLTLRNYLPSFKFASGEQLGDELFVVDVESSSLSTTIKILPGNKLSEAPKALNETRATVGVTRKYTLTDVNNPEGAAADDDLAILASYRYESLLFYLPSSSTFENVMEKLNKEFELDPARSYKVQYEVSPGQWCGLTCLESCQRIEDMGLIKLRVLPTVREAGWRWITNT, from the exons ATGCTGGACGCCCGTACGCTTACAAATTCAAATTCGGGCAACCGGTCGATCCTTACGCTCAGAAATATTTGGAGAAGTTATTGTGGAAGACAGGCTTTTTGGGTCCATGGACATGAAAGTTTTGGTAGTGTAGATGATTATGATTCTAACAACGGAACAGATGATGATCGGGAGGTTAACTTGAAGATATATTCCGCGTTTGAAGGTGTAAATTCGTTTCCTTTCAAGAGGATCATTTTTCAGTTTTGGCGACCGCTAGATGACGGAGGAGGAGGAAGGCTGCTACTTGAATCTTACCGTAACGCTTTTGCCGTTTCGCCTTATAATCGCCGTCTACGAGACAATTATAGGGTCTGTTCTACCAAATATCAATATAGTATCGACCAAGGAGATAATAAGATTAACCACCCTGCTTGGATCATAAACGGTGGTCCAGTCGTCACTACATTCCTGAACCGTTTTCCAGAGGTGGTTCTGGACATGAGGGATCATCAGGGGTCTCCCTTGGCTGTTTGCGGTTTGGAATGTGATCTAAAGTGTTGTGTGATGCTACCTGTTTTTCATTCTGCTTCTTCTGAATGTGTCGGTGTTGTTGAGTGCTCTATGAAGCATCCCGCCCTTCTTCTTCCGATATTTATCGAGTTGAAACGTGAACTAGAG AGAGTAGGCCTACTGACTATTTTTCCTGTACAAGGAAGTTGGCCACACAAG ACTATATCCGGCGATATGGAAGTCGCCAAACTCGAAATTGAAAAGGCGTTAGAGATTGTTTGTGAATCACATGACTTGACTCTTGGTCAAGTTTGGATCCCTTATGAACCCAACGCTTGTCAAAAGTTTCTAGTGAAACTTAGTGGGTATTCTGTTTATTTTGACGACGATCCTTTGTCTTCCATTAAAGACTTTTATGATAAGTTTGATGTGATTTCTTTGAATACGGGTGCGGGGGGGCTCGCTTGGAAGACACTTCAAACTCATCAACCTCACCTGTGCAGAAACATATATAAGGTGAGTGATAATAAGGGGGTATTGGCGTTACTCTCTGCCAATGCCAAATCCAAATGTGCTTCTTTCGTGATATGCTTGAGGAGCGCTCACACAAGAGAACTTGACTACTCGTTTGAGTTCTTTTGGCCTTGCACTCGTAACCATTTGCTTCTGTTGGAGACTCTGTTATTGACTCTTAGGAACTACTTGCCAAGTTTCAAGTTTGCATCTGGTGAACAACTTGGTGATGAATTATTCGTGGTAGATGTTGAGAGTTCTTCTTTAAGCACAACGATCAAGATTCTCCCAGGAAACAAATTATCAGAAGCACCTAAGGCATTAAATGAAACAAGGGCAACGGTGGGTGTGACAAGAAAGTATACCTTGACCGACGTCAACAATCCAGAAGGTGCTGCTGCTGATGATGATCTAGCTATATTAGCATCTTACAGATACGAATCCTTGTTATTCTACCTCCCAAGCTCATCCACATTTGAAAATGTTATGGAGAAACTTAATAAGGAGTTTGAGTTGGATCCAGCTCGGAGCTACAAGGTCCAGTACGAAGTTTCTCCGGGCCAATGGTGTGGTCTGACATGCTTAGAGAGTTGCCAGAGAATAGAAGACATGGGGCTCATTAAACTTCGTGTGCTGCCTACCGTTAGAGAAGCAGGCTGGCGGTGGATAACCAATACTTAA